A window of Streptomyces gilvosporeus contains these coding sequences:
- a CDS encoding cytochrome P450: MTRTAANAHPEAVPDVFDPRRYADGLPHAAYRLLRDRHPVAWQEEPEVLGWPAGPGFWAVTRHADVVRVLKDARTFSSRLGATQIRDPDPADLPFIRRMMLNQDPPAHGRLRRLVSRAFTPRRIDRFETAVRERARGLLTAAAGAARDGDGVCDIVAAVTDDYALLNLADLLGVPPGERGLLLDWTRRVIGYQDPDEAGPAAAGADGRPADPRSPALLGDMFAFARELAAHKRAHPGDDVMTVLALDRELATAELEMFFFLLTIAGNDTVRSAAPGGLLALAGHPDAYRALATGAVGAATGTEELLRWHPPVLSFRRTAAQDTELAGCPIRAGDKVVVFHGAANHDERVFADPHRLDLGRDPNPHVSFGDGPHVCLGAHLARLQLRVLYEETCALVPVLEVAGPPRRLVSNFIHGLKSVRLRLGDRPAA, translated from the coding sequence ATGACCCGCACCGCGGCGAACGCGCACCCGGAGGCCGTACCGGACGTCTTCGACCCCCGCCGCTACGCCGACGGCCTGCCGCACGCCGCCTACCGGCTGCTGCGCGACCGGCATCCGGTGGCCTGGCAGGAGGAACCCGAGGTGCTCGGCTGGCCCGCCGGGCCCGGGTTCTGGGCGGTGACCCGGCATGCGGACGTCGTACGGGTCCTGAAGGACGCGCGCACCTTCTCTTCCCGCCTGGGCGCCACCCAGATCCGCGACCCCGACCCGGCCGACCTGCCGTTCATCCGCCGGATGATGCTCAACCAGGATCCTCCGGCCCATGGCCGGCTGCGCCGTCTGGTCAGCCGGGCCTTCACCCCGCGCCGTATCGACCGCTTCGAGACGGCCGTACGGGAGCGGGCCCGCGGCCTGCTGACGGCTGCGGCCGGGGCGGCGCGGGACGGCGACGGGGTGTGCGACATCGTGGCGGCCGTCACCGACGACTACGCGCTGCTCAACCTCGCCGATCTGCTCGGCGTACCGCCCGGCGAGCGGGGGCTGCTGCTGGACTGGACCCGCCGGGTGATCGGCTACCAGGACCCGGACGAGGCGGGCCCGGCCGCGGCGGGAGCGGACGGGCGGCCCGCCGATCCCCGCTCACCGGCGTTGCTCGGGGACATGTTCGCCTTCGCCCGGGAGCTGGCCGCCCACAAGCGCGCGCACCCGGGCGACGATGTGATGACCGTGCTCGCCCTGGACCGCGAACTGGCCACGGCCGAACTGGAGATGTTCTTCTTCCTGCTGACCATCGCGGGCAACGACACGGTCCGCAGCGCGGCCCCCGGCGGCCTGCTGGCACTGGCCGGGCACCCGGACGCCTACCGGGCGCTCGCCACCGGCGCGGTGGGGGCGGCGACGGGCACGGAAGAACTGCTGCGGTGGCATCCGCCGGTGCTCAGCTTCCGCCGGACCGCGGCGCAGGACACGGAACTGGCCGGGTGCCCGATCCGCGCCGGGGACAAGGTGGTCGTCTTCCACGGTGCGGCCAATCACGACGAACGGGTCTTCGCCGACCCGCACCGGCTGGACCTGGGCCGGGACCCCAATCCCCATGTCTCGTTCGGCGACGGCCCGCACGTCTGCCTGGGGGCGCATCTGGCGCGGTTGCAGCTGCGGGTGCTGTACGAGGAGACCTGCGCGCTGGTGCCGGTGCTGGAGGTCGCCGGGCCGCCGCGGCGGCTGGTGTCGAACTTCATCCACGGGCTGAAGTCGGTGCGTCTGCGGCTGGGGGACCGTCCGGCCGCCTAG
- a CDS encoding acyl-CoA thioesterase, with the protein MTELVTNSREGELAGKPTSVSRTTLSHIMTAADTNLLGTVHGGVIMKLVDDAAGAVAGRHSGGPAVTASMDEMAFLEPVRVGDLVHVKAQVNWTGRSSMEVGVRVLAERWNESTPAQQVGSAYLVFAAVDEQGKPRRVPPVVPETERDKRRYQEAQIRRTHRLARRRAIMDLRERRAAEGLDEA; encoded by the coding sequence ATGACCGAACTCGTCACCAACAGCCGGGAGGGCGAGCTCGCGGGCAAGCCGACCTCCGTCTCTCGTACGACGCTGTCGCACATCATGACCGCGGCCGACACCAATCTCCTGGGCACGGTGCACGGCGGCGTGATCATGAAACTGGTCGATGACGCGGCGGGCGCGGTGGCCGGACGGCACTCCGGCGGCCCCGCGGTGACCGCCTCCATGGACGAGATGGCCTTTCTGGAGCCGGTCCGGGTCGGGGACCTGGTGCACGTGAAGGCGCAGGTCAACTGGACCGGCCGCTCCTCCATGGAGGTCGGCGTACGGGTCCTGGCCGAGCGGTGGAACGAGTCCACCCCCGCCCAGCAGGTCGGCTCCGCCTACCTCGTCTTCGCGGCCGTCGACGAGCAGGGCAAACCGCGCCGGGTGCCGCCGGTGGTTCCCGAGACCGAGCGCGACAAGCGCCGCTATCAGGAGGCGCAGATCCGCCGCACGCACCGGCTCGCCCGCCGTCGCGCGATCATGGACCTGCGGGAGCGCCGGGCGGCCGAGGGGCTCGACGAGGCGTAG
- a CDS encoding VanZ family protein — MWQAALLALSPATLALFLTAMAALALSLAAWAARAPATTAPRITAAALLAAWLLLLLLVTLAPTQPVGSADATVWWRPGESLFGPGAAPQPQELSMLLRQHTALAALYVPGALLLRFAAPRWSAAGAFLFGVGLCVLLETAQLLMRAGRIADIDDVLCAAAGTATGAALGLLAHLAATRLRPRPLTRRPDGPPAADAPTSARG, encoded by the coding sequence ATGTGGCAGGCCGCACTACTGGCCCTCTCCCCCGCCACCCTGGCGCTCTTCCTGACCGCCATGGCGGCGCTGGCCCTGTCGCTGGCCGCCTGGGCCGCCCGCGCCCCCGCCACCACCGCCCCGCGCATCACGGCCGCTGCCCTCCTGGCCGCCTGGCTGCTGCTGCTCCTCCTGGTCACGCTGGCCCCCACCCAGCCGGTCGGCTCGGCCGACGCCACCGTGTGGTGGCGCCCCGGCGAGAGCCTCTTCGGCCCCGGCGCCGCGCCCCAGCCGCAGGAGCTGTCGATGCTGCTGCGCCAGCACACCGCCCTGGCCGCCCTGTACGTACCGGGCGCGCTCCTCCTGCGCTTCGCGGCGCCGCGCTGGTCGGCCGCCGGTGCGTTCCTCTTCGGGGTGGGCCTGTGCGTCCTGCTGGAGACCGCGCAGCTGCTGATGCGGGCCGGGCGGATCGCCGATATCGACGACGTCCTGTGCGCGGCCGCCGGGACGGCGACCGGCGCCGCGCTGGGGCTGCTGGCGCATCTGGCGGCGACGCGGCTGCGCCCGCGCCCCTTGACTAGGCGGCCGGACGGTCCCCCAGCCGCAGACGCACCGACTTCAGCCCGTGGATGA
- a CDS encoding alpha/beta fold hydrolase, with amino-acid sequence MADFVLPHALHGSGPHKVVAVHGWFADRSAYDPLLPDLDRDTFQYAVVDLRGYGEAKHAAGAYTTAEGAADVLALADRLGWERFSVVGHSMGGSVAQRVLAAAPHRVRRLVGVSPVPASGLPMPPEQWALFAGADHSPHHRRIILDTTTGGRRPAAWLDRMVRRSLERSQAKAFRAWLDSWAGDGFEADIEGLRVPALVVTGALDPALGAELARQTWLRWYADSVLVELSAAGHYAMDETPLELIRVVEDFLRADGDAAPAAAG; translated from the coding sequence GTGGCCGACTTCGTACTGCCGCACGCCCTGCACGGTTCGGGACCGCACAAGGTCGTCGCCGTCCACGGATGGTTCGCCGACCGCTCCGCCTACGACCCGCTCCTGCCGGACCTCGACCGGGACACGTTCCAGTACGCGGTGGTCGATCTGCGCGGCTACGGCGAGGCGAAGCACGCGGCCGGGGCGTATACGACGGCCGAGGGGGCGGCCGATGTGCTGGCGCTCGCCGACCGGCTGGGCTGGGAGCGCTTCTCGGTGGTCGGTCATTCGATGGGCGGCAGCGTCGCCCAGCGGGTGCTGGCCGCGGCGCCGCACCGCGTGCGCCGGCTCGTCGGCGTCTCCCCGGTGCCGGCGTCCGGGCTGCCGATGCCGCCGGAGCAGTGGGCGCTGTTCGCCGGCGCGGACCACTCCCCGCACCACCGGCGGATCATCCTGGACACCACCACCGGCGGGCGGCGCCCCGCCGCCTGGCTGGACCGGATGGTGCGCCGGTCGCTGGAGCGCAGCCAGGCGAAGGCGTTCCGGGCCTGGCTGGACTCCTGGGCCGGGGACGGCTTCGAGGCCGATATCGAGGGCTTGCGGGTACCGGCACTGGTGGTGACCGGGGCGCTGGATCCGGCGCTGGGCGCGGAGCTGGCCCGTCAGACCTGGCTGCGGTGGTACGCCGACAGCGTGCTGGTCGAGCTGTCCGCGGCCGGGCACTACGCCATGGACGAGACGCCGCTGGAGCTGATTCGGGTGGTGGAGGACTTCCTGCGGGCGGACGGTGACGCCGCACCGGCGGCGGCCGGATGA